The region ttgggacaatgtgggatataaatgtcacaaataaataaataaataaataaatgaccctTGTAATGGGATCTTACTGACCTGATCATTCTAACAATCTCCTTTATGTCTGTAGGTGGAGCTTTCTCAGCCATATTTCATAATGCAACATCTGGCATCACTATCGCATTGAACGCTGTCCCTACCCTGTCCCTCGCCCTGAAGTATGGTGTTCCACTGACACTGCAGGGTCTCTACTTACTGCATCAATACCATGGCCAGCTTGGGTGGTCAGAGCTCTTGGAACCCATTGTTCAGCTGGCACGGGGCGGCTTCCGCATTGACCACATCCTCGCTCGAGCACTGAGGGAGAATGAAGAGCGAGTGAAGTCTTCCCTTCTCTGTAGCTTATTCTGCTATGCAAATGGAAGCCTGAAGGATGAAGGTTCACTAGTTGTCAGTCCGAAGCTGGGTGACATTCTCCATGAGGCTGGATCCATGATGGCTGAGGCAACTTTACCAGAAGAGTTGGTGAAATATTTAATCCAAGACCTTCCTCCCCAAGAGGGAGAACTGCTCTCAGATGCCATCAGTAGGTCCAAAGTGGCACTAGAGAACCCCTTGGACTTTAAGCTAGATGGGTTTACACTGTATAGTGCACCTCCTCCAGCAGCTGGAAATATCGTAGGTGATATTTTAAAAGAACTGAACTCAAAAAAGAATGTTCTTCCCGAGCAAGGCCTGAGTGATATTTATTATCAGATTCTCAATGCTTCACAGCATGCATACATCAGAAGTTTTAGAGAACTTATTCCCTGGAATGCTTCCCTGGAGACCTCAGGACAATTGGTGTCACATCAAAGCTTTCTACAGTTGAAATCAGCCGAGGTTGGGAGTCATCTTACCACAGCAGACAGCAAGGGCAACATATTAATGATTTCTACCTCTCTCAACAGCTCGTTTGGCTCCTACTTCCTGTCTCCCACCACAGGTATCCTCCTGAGTGATTTTACTAGGGGTATGGACTCAAAACTGCTCTTCTGGTCATGCCCTGTGCTGGTGAAACTCAAtgctgatgatgatgatgacgacGACGACATTGTAGGAGTGGGAGCAGTGGGTGGGAGTTCTGTTCCTCTGAACATTGCCCAAGTCATTATCAATCGCATCTATTTTGAGAAGTCCTTGAAGGATGCAACAAATGGGCCCTTTTTACACCTGGTCCTAGGAGAAGATGGTGTCCCTTGGAGTCCTGTCTCTGGGGTCTTCAACACTTCCAGCCTGTTTGAGAGCTTATCAGAGACAGAGCCAGAGGCCGGTGCCACTTCCATTCTACTGGTGCAGTCTCATGCTGAGCATGTGAGGGCCATTGGGTCACCACCTCAGTGCTGTCCTTCCAGTGGCTTCTAGGACGTTCAGGTCAGATGCTGAGAGAACTAGAAGTCAGAAACAAAGATTATGGCCATTGTGGCTTTACTATGATTCTTGGGCCTTGGGAACACTTTCAGCTCTTCTGTTCTCTTGGTGGCAGACCCTTTCATCTTCCAGCAGGACTGTGATCTTGAAACTTTGGTTGTGTCCACTAAAGTGCATGGTTCTTCTGGAACTGAATCCATCCAGAGTCTGAAATAGCCCAGCCTAGAAAATCCTgagcaagaaagaaagaatgttTCCACCTCTATGTCCTTCTGTTCTCTCAAGAAACTGAGAGATGGAAAGGCCTTAAGGCATTTTCTGCTGCTATTTAAAGCTAAGATTTGTTGTACAGTCTCCGTGTGGAGCCTCAGACTGTTCTTCATTTACCAGTATTACCATTCTGACTCTGGAAAAATCCAGCAGGGCATATGAAATTTTGCACACCAGTTTGTTctgtagcaggggtgtagccagacctgtcattttggatgggcccagaatttggatgggtgggccttccaAAATTCCTCCACCCGTTGGACCTGGGGAAC is a window of Microcaecilia unicolor chromosome 2, aMicUni1.1, whole genome shotgun sequence DNA encoding:
- the GGT6 gene encoding glutathione hydrolase 6, which encodes MEPSHPAIHYQKLQISDSEEGEQDVTVTMHLPRPSARKIIHQKQKETCCRICAALLLLAIALSFLFFEILYGSLGQSQGQTEVLEDWNSTKEGQLESHLHGEEEEEGGGHVHEHGVYHHATVITESEICSSLGKDVLMAGGNVIDAGVSATLCLGIVHPHTAGIGGAFSAIFHNATSGITIALNAVPTLSLALKYGVPLTLQGLYLLHQYHGQLGWSELLEPIVQLARGGFRIDHILARALRENEERVKSSLLCSLFCYANGSLKDEGSLVVSPKLGDILHEAGSMMAEATLPEELVKYLIQDLPPQEGELLSDAISRSKVALENPLDFKLDGFTLYSAPPPAAGNIVGDILKELNSKKNVLPEQGLSDIYYQILNASQHAYIRSFRELIPWNASLETSGQLVSHQSFLQLKSAEVGSHLTTADSKGNILMISTSLNSSFGSYFLSPTTGILLSDFTRGMDSKLLFWSCPVLVKLNADDDDDDDDIVGVGAVGGSSVPLNIAQVIINRIYFEKSLKDATNGPFLHLVLGEDGVPWSPVSGVFNTSSLFESLSETEPEAGATSILLVQSHAEHVRAIGSPPQCCPSSGF